One Staphylococcus ratti DNA segment encodes these proteins:
- a CDS encoding universal stress protein, translating into MYENVLVPYDFGNSFKNVPDQLKKLTEAASTYKIVVFHVISETELANYVRYQGKHFEEVVAEKKEEMRPFLNTLDDYGLNYQLKFTTGSPTHEIVNEIEGYSYDVVVMSNKRAEVDIKHVLGHVTHKIAKRVNVPVLIVK; encoded by the coding sequence ATGTATGAAAATGTACTTGTACCTTATGACTTTGGGAATAGCTTTAAAAATGTGCCAGATCAACTGAAAAAGTTAACTGAAGCAGCATCTACGTATAAAATTGTCGTATTTCATGTAATTTCTGAAACAGAGCTTGCCAATTATGTACGTTACCAAGGCAAACATTTTGAAGAGGTTGTTGCAGAAAAGAAAGAGGAAATGCGTCCATTTTTAAACACTTTAGATGATTATGGTTTAAATTATCAACTTAAATTCACAACAGGTAGCCCTACCCATGAAATTGTCAACGAAATAGAAGGATATAGCTACGATGTTGTCGTGATGAGTAATAAAAGAGCAGAAGTAGATATTAAACATGTTTTAGGCCACGTTACGCATAAAATTGCGAAACGGGTAAACGTGCCGGTATTAATTGTAAAATGA